In a genomic window of Pseudomonadota bacterium:
- a CDS encoding radical SAM protein: MDNHTQGELKQSLICNICEQGCLLGKGKSGVCGLYELQGRQITEILPDRYLTVCPISIETMPMLHYFPGNKFLQISSTGCNFDCSGCISTVIVREMPNNSKALLHLTPEQIVKKAKSSGCMGIAFLMNDPLASFPTFLRVAALAKANGLKVGCSSNAYFTLQSLKSLLPVLDFINIGLKGFFDESYHFCGAKSGMGPVFRNLSLLVDAGIHVELSVIFSRGKESELRSLADLIAGISPRIPLQLMRFISFEDSDISQEPSVRQAEDFCCQLRKRLNYVYLFNTPGTKYLNTICPDCGRMAINREFYGPMGAKLHVNKPTEFTDTKCGSCYGSLNITGSVAEQTHQEDAFQGGYPFTRALEMVEAMLIAMGVHNQYDIVRAWEHLLIPGGLLMLHHNVQHPLTYIDSVRYFGWVTGFRSQSEELARFLEDRLQKVSESLYGLSHRPGVYYAMAKPLFYINGGRMENQLVEWAGGISLNKQLPPGGRPGRSLSVEQLNELNPDIIFISAFLSNSVDDFLDECLELGLKVNVVKQKQIFVHPASGWDFGSPRWILGLLNIAKILHPGRCKYDVIAEARTFYQRFYGMEFSPKNINRSFSKPSADWRWQCSENQTAPASSKSTSTVLNLTRKLN, translated from the coding sequence ATGGATAATCATACGCAAGGAGAGCTGAAGCAATCTCTGATCTGCAATATTTGTGAGCAGGGTTGTCTGCTGGGTAAGGGGAAATCCGGCGTTTGCGGTTTATACGAACTTCAGGGCAGGCAAATTACGGAAATACTTCCCGACCGTTACCTGACGGTTTGTCCCATATCTATCGAAACCATGCCTATGCTGCATTATTTTCCGGGTAACAAGTTTTTACAGATAAGCTCCACAGGCTGTAATTTTGATTGCTCTGGATGTATTTCCACGGTCATTGTGCGGGAAATGCCAAATAACAGTAAAGCTTTGTTGCATTTAACTCCTGAACAGATTGTAAAAAAAGCGAAATCTTCAGGGTGTATGGGTATAGCTTTTCTGATGAATGATCCTTTAGCTTCTTTTCCGACCTTTCTAAGGGTAGCAGCTCTTGCCAAAGCAAACGGCCTTAAAGTCGGTTGTTCCTCCAATGCATATTTTACGCTTCAGTCATTGAAAAGCCTGTTGCCTGTGCTTGATTTTATCAACATTGGACTGAAAGGATTTTTCGACGAATCCTACCATTTTTGCGGCGCCAAATCCGGTATGGGACCTGTGTTCAGAAATCTTAGTTTACTGGTTGACGCCGGTATCCATGTTGAACTGTCAGTGATATTCAGTCGTGGTAAAGAGTCGGAATTGCGTTCTCTGGCGGATCTCATTGCCGGTATTTCACCCCGAATCCCATTGCAATTGATGAGGTTTATTTCTTTTGAAGACTCCGATATATCGCAGGAGCCGAGCGTCCGCCAGGCTGAAGATTTTTGTTGTCAACTTCGCAAGCGGCTGAATTATGTATATCTGTTCAACACTCCGGGAACGAAATATCTGAACACGATATGCCCGGACTGCGGCCGAATGGCCATCAACAGAGAGTTTTATGGCCCAATGGGCGCTAAATTGCACGTCAACAAACCAACAGAGTTCACAGATACCAAGTGTGGCTCTTGTTACGGTTCGCTTAATATAACCGGGTCAGTGGCTGAGCAAACTCACCAGGAGGATGCTTTCCAGGGTGGTTACCCTTTTACGCGGGCTCTGGAAATGGTTGAAGCCATGCTTATTGCCATGGGTGTCCACAACCAATATGACATTGTGCGGGCATGGGAACACCTGTTGATTCCGGGTGGTCTGCTAATGCTGCACCATAATGTTCAGCACCCTCTAACCTATATTGACAGCGTTCGTTATTTTGGCTGGGTAACGGGTTTCAGGAGTCAGAGCGAGGAACTTGCGCGCTTTCTTGAAGATAGACTGCAAAAAGTTTCTGAGTCTTTGTATGGACTGTCGCACAGGCCGGGGGTTTATTATGCCATGGCAAAGCCGCTGTTTTATATTAACGGCGGTCGCATGGAAAATCAGCTTGTGGAGTGGGCCGGAGGCATTAGTTTAAACAAGCAGTTACCTCCGGGAGGAAGACCTGGCCGCAGCTTAAGTGTCGAGCAGTTAAACGAACTGAATCCGGATATAATTTTTATTTCAGCCTTTTTATCAAACTCGGTTGATGATTTTCTGGATGAATGTCTGGAACTGGGCCTTAAAGTAAATGTTGTTAAGCAAAAGCAAATCTTTGTTCATCCGGCTTCAGGATGGGATTTCGGAAGTCCCCGCTGGATTCTCGGATTATTAAACATAGCCAAAATCCTGCATCCGGGGCGCTGTAAATATGATGTTATTGCCGAAGCCCGGACTTTCTATCAACGTTTTTACGGCATGGAATTTTCTCCCAAAAATATTAATCGTTCTTTTTCAAAGCCTTCAGCCGATTGGCGCTGGCAGTGTAGTGAGAATCAAACTGCACCGGCATCATCAAAAAGTACTTCAACCGTCCTTAATTTAACAAGGAAATTAAATTAA
- a CDS encoding class I SAM-dependent methyltransferase → MKINAVEFDEIARKIFKPVYPVIAAQILVYTGIAEGCCLDIGCGGGYLGIELARASNLAIYFLDQSSDMIEIVKRNISVNGLQGRGETILANVEKIPMPDNSVNLAVSRGSIFFWDDLVQAFREIYRVLAPGGITYIGGGFGSAGMKEEIINRWQDNHKGRAEWQNMAKRNLGPDAPRKFERALKDAAISNYEIVHCEEKGLWIIIRKES, encoded by the coding sequence GTGAAGATCAATGCCGTGGAATTCGATGAAATAGCCCGAAAAATTTTTAAGCCCGTCTATCCGGTTATTGCCGCTCAAATTCTTGTTTACACAGGCATTGCCGAGGGATGCTGCCTGGATATCGGTTGCGGTGGAGGCTACCTGGGTATTGAGCTGGCTCGGGCAAGCAATTTGGCAATTTACTTTTTAGACCAATCCAGCGACATGATAGAAATCGTAAAGCGTAATATCTCAGTAAACGGGCTTCAGGGGCGCGGGGAAACCATTTTGGCCAATGTCGAAAAAATTCCAATGCCGGATAATTCCGTAAACCTTGCAGTCAGCCGCGGGTCCATCTTTTTTTGGGACGATCTTGTCCAGGCATTCAGGGAGATATACCGGGTGCTCGCTCCGGGCGGTATAACATATATCGGCGGTGGTTTTGGATCGGCCGGTATGAAAGAAGAAATAATCAACCGGTGGCAGGACAACCATAAAGGCAGAGCTGAATGGCAAAATATGGCTAAGCGTAATCTCGGGCCGGATGCGCCCCGGAAATTCGAGCGGGCCTTAAAGGATGCAGCTATTTCCAACTATGAAATAGTGCACTGCGAGGAGAAAGGCCTATGGATAATCATACGCAAGGAGAGCTGA